A stretch of Brassica napus cultivar Da-Ae chromosome C6, Da-Ae, whole genome shotgun sequence DNA encodes these proteins:
- the LOC106406001 gene encoding prolyl endopeptidase-like, which translates to MLNAFAHHARSQILAFVTVPAIHFRFTRRLHINILRKSSSSSSLLLLNEAFSNRRVSNSRRYCSSPSSSRPSSAIMGSSSVLGELLHYPSARRDDSVVEDYHGVKITDPYRWLEDPDAEEVKEFVDSQVKLTDSVLAKCETKEKLRENITALFDHPRYESPFRRGDKYFYFHNTGLQAQDVLYMQDDLDAEPEVLLDPNTISDDGTVALNTFSVSEDAKYLAYGLSSSGSDWVTIKLIKIEDKKVEPDTLSWVKFSGITWTHDSKGFFYGRYPAPKYGEDIDAGTETNSNLYHELYYHFIGTEQSQDILCWRDSENPKYMFGAEVTDDGKFLIMTIEEGCDPVNKLYYCDLSSLSGGLESFRGSSSFLPFIKLVDTLDAQYNVISNDETLFTFLTNKDAPKYKLVRVDLKEPNSWTDVVGEHEKDVLASACAVNGNQLVTCYMSDVKHILQIRDMKSGSLLHQLPLDIGSVSDVSARRKDNTFFFSFTSFLTPGVIYKCDLANEAPEVKVFREVAVPGFDREAFQATQVFYPSKDGTKIPMFIVAKKDIKLDGSHPCLLYAYGGFNISITPSFSASRIVLSKHLGAVFCIANIRGGGEYGEEWHKAGSLANKQNCFDDFISGAEYLVSAGYTQPSKLCIEGGSNGGLLIGACINQRPDLFGCALAHVGVMDMLRFHKFTIGHAWTTDYGCSENEEEFHSLIKYSPLHNVKRPWEQQTGNSVQYPSTMLLTADHDDRVVPLHSLKLLATLQHVLCTSLENSPQTNPIIGRIEVKAGHGAGRPTKKMIDEAADRYSFMAKMVNAPWTE; encoded by the exons ATGCTGAATGCGTTTGCACATCACGCGCGTTCTCAGATTCTCGCGTTTGTAACAGTCCCAGCAATCCATTTCCGCTTCACGCGCCGCCTCCATATAAATATCTTACgcaaatcttcttcttcttcttctcttctcctcctcaaCGAAGCCTTCTCCAATCGACGCGTGTCTAATTCTCGTCGTTATTGCTCGTCGCCTTCTTCTTCCCGTCCCAGCTCAGCGATCATGGGATCTTCTTCGGTGCTAGGCGAGCTACTACACTATCCTTCAGCTCGGCGCGATGATTCCGTCGTCGAGGATTATCACGGCGTCAAAATCACAGATCCGTATCGTTG GTTAGAGGATCCTGATGCTGAAGAAGTGAAGGAGTTCGTCGATAGCCAAGTGAAACTGACTGATTCCGTGCTTGCCAAGTGCGAAACGAAGGAGAAGCTTCGTGAGAATATAACGGCTCTGTTTGATCACCCGCGCTACGAGTCGCCGTTCAGGAGAGGGGATAAGTACTTTTACTTCCACAACACTGGTTTACAAGCCCAGGATGTGTTGTATATGCAG GATGATTTGGACGCTGAGCCGGAGGTTTTGCTTGATCCGAACACTATTAGTGATGATGGAACTGTGGCGTTAAACACCTTTTCTGTTAGCGAGGATGCTAAGTACTTGGCCTATGGTCTTAGTTCTAGTGGTAGTGACTGGGTGACGATTAAGCTGATCAAGATTGAAGATAAGAAAGTGGAGCCTGATACTTTATCGTGG GTTAAGTTCAGTGGGATTACATGGACGCACGATAGTAAAGGATTTTTCTATGGTCGCTACCCTGCCCCCAA GTATGGAGAGGATATTGATGCTGGGACTGAGACTAACTCCAACCTATATCATGAGCTGTATTACCATTTCATTGGGACAGAACAGTCTCAAGATATCTTGTGCTGGAGAGATTCTGAGAATCCCAAGTATATGTTCGGAGCTGAAGTCACTGACGATGGGAAG TTTCTAATCATGACCATTGAAGAGGGTTGTGACCCTGTCAACAAATTGTACTACTGCGATCTGTCTTCACTTTCTGGAGGTCTTGAAAGTTTCAGAGGAAGCAGCAGTTTTCTTCCGTTCATTAAGCTTGTTGACACACTTGACGCACAATATAATGTTATCTCAAATGATGAGACACTGTTTACTTTCCTGACAAATAAAGATGCGCCTAAGTACAAATTAGTCCGGGTTGATCTGAAGGAACCAAACAGCTGGACTGATGTTGTTGGAGAACATGAAAAGGATGTCTTAGCGTCGGCTTGTGCAGTCAATGGGAATCAACTGGTCACATGCTATATGAGCGATGTTAAGCACATTCTGCAAATTAGGGACATGAAATCTGGCTCTTTGCTTCACCAATTACCTCTAGATATTGGTTCAGTATCTGATGTTTCTGCTCGGCGCAAAGACAATACGTTCTTCTTTAGCTTTACTAGCTTCCTCACTCCCGGTGTGATTTACAAGTGTGACTTAGCCAATGAAGCTCCAGAGGTTAAGGTATTCCGAGAGGTCGCTGTACCTGGATTTGACAGGGAGGCGTTTCAAGCCACTCAG GTCTTCTATCCCAGCAAGGATGGAACGAAGATACCAATGTTCATTGTGGCGAAAAAAGATATCAAGCTAGATGGATCACACCCATGTTTACTCTATGCATATGGTGGTTTTAACATAAGCATAACACCATCTTTCAGCGCAAGTCGCATTGTGCTTAGCAAGCATCTCGGTGCTGTTTTCTGCATTGCAAACATTCGAGGTGGTGGGGAGTATGGTGAGGAATGGCACAAAGCGGGATCACTTGCCAACAAGCAGAACTGCTTTGATGACTTCATATCTGGGGCAGAGTATCTCGTGTCCGCTGGTTATACACAACCCAGCAAGCTGTGTATCGAAGGCGGCAGTAATGGTGGACTCCTGATCGGCGCTTGCATTAATCAG AGACCAGACCTTTTTGGTTGTGCTTTGGCTCACGTGGGTGTCATGGATATGCTACGGTTTCACAAGTTTACCATAG GCCATGCATGGACTACTGACTATGGTTGCTCCGAGAACGAAGAGGAGTTTCATTCGCTGATAAA GTACTCGCCTCTACATAATGTGAAGAGGCCATGGGAGCAACAAACGGGTAATTCAGTTCAGTACCCATCAACCATGTTACTGACAGCTGATCACGATGACAGAGTTGTGCCTCTTCACTCTTTGAAGTTACTTGCG ACGCTGCAGCACGTGTTGTGCACGAGCTTAGAGAACAGTCCACAGACAAACCCCATAATTGGTCGTATCGAAGTTAAAGCCGGCCACGGAGCTGGTCGCCCAACCAAAAAGATG ATTGATGAGGCGGCTGATCGTTATTCGTTCATGGCAAAGATGGTGAATGCTCCATGGACCGAGTAA